From the Primulina tabacum isolate GXHZ01 chromosome 15, ASM2559414v2, whole genome shotgun sequence genome, one window contains:
- the LOC142525961 gene encoding uncharacterized protein LOC142525961, with the protein MCPKCNNRHSGECHRQTGACFNCEKLGHRIANCPEPLKRSTKPNADANLNKPRENKPNARVFAITQEEADDANDVVAGTIFVNEMPTYVLFDSGATHSFISKRFTKKLGLTPELLVEPFRVATPTSKTVETHRVHRKCKICINEHLFQAELIQLNMVEFDIILGMDWLARNNAMVDCKGKSVRLRTPNQKEVVYHGKSKERKSLLSASQAWKAMKSGADIYLATVNAVKEEIELKPGDIPIVRDFPDVFPEELPGTVPDREIEFEINLVPEAAPISKAPYRMAPAELKELK; encoded by the coding sequence atgtGCCCCAAATGTAATAATCGTCATTCTGGAGAATGCCACCGACAGACGGGAGCATGTTTCAATTGTGAGAAATTAGGGCATCGAATTGCTAACTGCCCCGAGCCATTGAAGAGAAGTACCAAGCCTAATGCTGATGCTAACCTCAACAAGCCAAGGGAGAATAAGCCCAACGCTCGTGTGTTTGCAATAACCCAAGAAGAAGCAGATGATGCAAACGATGTCGTGGCAGGTACCATTTTTGTCAATGAAATGCCaacttatgtgttatttgatagTGGTGCTACTCATTCATTTATATCTAAGAGGTTCACTAAGAAACTAGGGCTTACGCCTGAATTACTAGTTGAACCATTTAGAGTAGCGACTCCTACTAGTAAGACAGTCGAAACACATAGAGTGCACCGAAAGTGTAAAATCTGTATCAATGAGCACCTATTCCAAGCAGAATTGATACAACTGAACATGGTGGAGTTCGATATCATcttaggaatggattggttagcaagaAACAATGCGATGGTAGACTGCAAGGGAAAGAGTGTTAGGCTCCGAACCCCGAACCAAAAAGAGGTCGTGTATCATGGCAAATCCAAGGAACGGAAGTCACTTCTTTCCGCATCCCAAGcatggaaagccatgaaatctGGAGCAGATATCTATCTAGCAACGGTTAATGCAGTAAAGGAAGAAATTGAACTTAAACCGGGGGACATCCCTATCGTGCGAgatttcccagacgtctttccagagGAACTACCAGGGACAGTCCCGGATCGAGAAATTGAGTTCGAAATCAATTTAGTGCCCGAAGCGGCACCCATCTCCAAGGcaccgtacagaatggcaccagctgAACTTAAGGAGCTAAAGTAA